Within the Methanomicrobium sp. W14 genome, the region CTGGTACGTGTCAAAAAGGTCATATAAAGCCGGAATACTTACAGCAGCAGGTCTTCTTCTGATATTGAACCTTGAACTATGGGAAGAGGCAATGCAGACACTTGCCCTTGTAATAACTTCGTCTCTGATAGCGCTTGTAATAGGAATTCCTGTAGGAATACACACTTCGCGAAACGATTACTCAAATAGAATGATACGCCCACTGCTTGATTTCATGCAGACTATGCCCTCGTTTGTGTATCTTATCCCGGCAGTAATCTTTTTCGGCCTCGGAAATGTCCCGGGAGTTATAGCAACGATAATCTTTGCCATTCCCCCTGCAATACGCCTGACGAACCTGGGCATACGGCAGGTTCCTAAAGAACTCAACGAGGTCGCGGACTCTTTTGGTGCAACGCCCATGCAGAAACTTGTCAAAGTCCAGATTCCGGTTGCAATGCCTTCTATAATGGCGGGAATCAACCAGTGTATACTTCTGGCTCTCTCTATGACCGTCATCGCATCAATGATAGGTGCGGCAGGACTCGGGCTCAACGTCCTTGAAGGGATACAGAGAGTAGACATCGGAGGAGGTTTTGAGGCAGGCCTTGCAATAGTCATAATCGCCATAATTCTTGACAGAATCACGCAAAATATCATTAAAAACTAAAAAGCAGAAAAACCCGAAACCACTAAATATAGTTCACGATAAAGTGTGAAGCGGGGAGGGCCGTAAAGCCTGCGGTTCTCTTATCAGGTATTTTTTTGTCGGAGCATGAATTTAGCTTCGTCATTTCGTTAAAATGCCACAAGGAAGTGATAACTTGTTGGAAAAAAAGATTAAATTTTTGGTTGCCGGTATTGTTGTTCTCTTTTCTATCATTCTGGTTGCAGGGTGTACGGGAAACACACCGTCCGGGCAGACTTCCGGCAATGCCACTGCAACAGCAGTACAGCCTGAAGACAGTATAAAAATCGGGTATGTACTCTGGGATTCAGAAATTGCAAGCACTAAAGTTCTCAAACAGATCTACGAAAAAGCAGGCTACAATGTTAAACTTGTCGCAGTTGATGCAGGGCCTCTCTACCAGGCGCTTGCAGGCGGTGACGTTGACCTCTCAATATCCGCCTGGCTTCCCACAACACAGGCAAACTACTGGGAGAAGTTCGGTGACGACATAGACTTCGTCGGTCACAACCTCGACGGCGCAAAGATAGGACTTGTCGTCCCCTCATACGTTAATATCAGTTCTATCGATGAACTGAACTCGGTTTCAGACGAATTTGACAAGACCATAACCGGAATAGAGCCCGGTGCAGGGATAATGTCAACCACTGAAAAGGCAATCGACGAATATGGTCTGGATTACACTCTTCTTTCAAGCAGCAGTGCAGGAATGACAGCACAGCTTACAAAGGCCATAAAGGAGAACGAATCCATCGTAGTCACCGGGTGGACTCCCCACTGGATGTTTGCAAGATTCGATCTGAAGTATCTTGACGACCCGAAAGGTGTCTTTGGCGGAGAAGAGTATATCGGATCTCTTGCAAGAAAAGGTCTTTTTGAAGACAATCCAAAGGTCTATTCCATCCTGAAACGCTTCTACTGGGAGCCTTCTGACATGAACTCTGTGATGTTTGACATAGAAAACGGGATGTCTGATAAAGATGCCGCCGCAAAGTGGATATCGGATAATCCTGAAAAAGTTAAAGAGATTATCGGCGACGATTCTCTCTGAAATAAGACAATCTCAACTTTTTTTACTTTCGTTTTGCCCGGTATTAATATTAAATAGTACAGAAGTGTCTTCTAAAACTAAATATGAAAGAAGACACGAACACCTCAAAAAGGCCATTCTCATTTCATTCAACCGTCCTGTTCGTAAAAGACGTAGAAAAATCGAAGAAATTCTACACTGAAGTAATGGGCGAAAAAATATCTCTTGACCTTGGAATAAACATCGGATTTGAGAGCGGACTTGCATTATGGGACGGAAATTACGGAAGAAATGTAATATTCAAAAAAAATTTTGACGAGGATTTCAGTACAAAAAAGTCCCTTGAGCTTTACTACGAAACCGAAGACATGAAAGAAACCGTTGCCGTCCTGAAATTATCCGGTACGAAATTTGTCCATGACGCCATAGAACAGCCGTGGTGCCAGCTCACAGTAAGGTTTCTGGACCCCGACGGACACATGATAGAAGTCGGCGAAAGAATGGACGTCTGCGTAAAAAGGCTTGAAAAAGGAGGTAAAAGTTCTGAAGAGATAGCAAAAATGACCACAATGCCAATGGAAATTATAAAGGAGATACTTAAAAATTAAAAGAAACAGTCCGGAAAAAGAATTTTTTTGATTTGAAAAAATAAAAAAATTCACGTATCAATTTTAGTTATAGCGTATTCGAGCATTTCCACAAGCTCTGATTCGCGTATAGGTTTCACAAGGTAGCCTAAAGGTTCGGTCTTCATAGCCCTCTCCTTCATGCTCATATCCGAGTATGCAGTTATATATATGACATGAATGCTGTAGTCTTCCAAAAGCTTCTCTGCAACCGATACGCCATCAGACTCACCCTTGATGTTTATATCCATGAGCACTATATCCGGAAGTTTTTCCTTAATTCTCGAATAAACCTTCTCCGCCCTGTCTACAACGCCTAAAACCTCACAGCCGAACTTTTTTACCCTCTGCTCTATATCCATCGATATTATCGCGTCATCCTCAACGATGAGAACCTTTACACCATTTTTCATAATAACCAGTTAGCCTCTTTTTTATATTCCGTCGGCCCGGAACTTTATATCAAAATGAGTCCCTTTGCCGGATTTTACGTTCATATTACCTGACATCTGCCTTTCAATAAGATTTCTGATAAGGCTCATTCCAAGCGAATTCGTGGTATAGGGGTCAAATCCCTCCGGAAGACCTTTCCCGTTATCCGAAAAATTTAGCGTGAAAGAGTCTTCACCAATTTTAACAAGAGAGATTCTGACTACTCCCTCGTTTTTACCGGAAAATGCATGCTTGAAAACATTTGTAAGAAGTTCATTTATCAAAAGTCCGAAAGGTACCGCCACCTCAAACGGGATAAGAACATCACCGGCGTCAACGATAACCCTGATACCGGCAGGCACGTCCATAGACTTCCTGAGGTCTTCTACAAGGTTTTCAATGTAGCCTGAAGCAATTACATGCTGCTGGTCCGAAGACTGGTGGAGATTTTTATGTACAAGCGAAAGTGCAAGTATGCGCCTGTCAGCCTCATTCATAACGTCTTTTATTGACGGGTCCTCTATACCCGCCGCCTGAATTCTCAAAAGACTGGATATTGTCTGGAGATTGTTTCTCACACGGAGATGTATCTCGTCAATCAGGCGCTCCTTGTCCTTTAAAGCCTTCCTTACCTCGGTTATGTCCTCAAGTATTATGGTAATTCCGGGACTTCCGTCATCAAAAACTGTCGGAATAAGCTTGACCATAAAAAAATATTTTCCCTGGTCATCTTCCCATTCAATCTCCTTTGCATCAGCAGAACCTCGCAAAAGTTCGGTTATTGACCTTAAGACAACCGCATTGGAGACGACCGGCAGTGAAGAATCCGGAAGGCGTACGCCCATTATGTCATCGCGATCATATCCGGTGAAGAGAAGGAAGTTGTCATTTACCTGGACTATCCTTTGATCAGCGTTCAAAACAAGAATCGCATCAGATGAAAAATCAAGCATCGCCGATATCGGAACACGGTGCGAGAGGAAATATACTTTCGCTACTCCAATGCTTCGCATGTCCACGTGTCCTGATATAAGGAGCATATTAAGATATTTTGAGACCGAATTGCGGTTCATATTCAGAAGCCTGGATATATCGGTTATACTGAGCCCTCTGGGCTCTTCTTTTAAAAGCTCCATAACCCGGGCCAGTTCCCTTTTGCTCTCCTCAATCTGTCTTGACATAACTTTCATCCTGTAACGGATATTTTTAATTTTAATAGCACTTAATGGTTCCTTTAGTGATATGCAATATCGATACGATAGAGAATCCTGCTTTAATTCCTAATCTGACGGACATACATGGAGTTTTCAATAAAATAAAATATAAAAAAGCCATACATTCACCGGAAAAATAATCTAAAAACCTGTCTGACTTAAAACATTAAAAAAAGAGACCAGCTTAACGCATTAAAAATCCGTTCATCAGTAAATATTTTTGCCCAACAAAAAAAGACATTATGGTGATAACTTGATAGAGGAATTTCTGGCTGCGGCTTCACTCTGCGGATATATACTTTTTCTTGTGAAATGGCGCTTCAGCAAATATTTTGGGGCCTTGGGATGGATCTGCCTTGTTGCAATGATATTCTCGGATTTCCCCGGATACATCCATGAAAATAATTTTGCATATCCTCTAATAGCTCTAGTCTCTCTCCCGGCCCTTTACGCAACCATTAAACTTCTGATGAAAGAAAACGCTACCGTTAACAGGGTAACGCAAGGTGCGGCTTTTGCGTTTATTATATACGCACCCTTCGCGTACATCGATCAGCTCGGAAACCTCCTGATATATGCAAACGTCTTTGTCCTTCAGACAATTCTCGATTTGCTTGGATTTTCCTACTCCATGCCGCAATGGAACATA harbors:
- a CDS encoding sensor histidine kinase yields the protein MSRQIEESKRELARVMELLKEEPRGLSITDISRLLNMNRNSVSKYLNMLLISGHVDMRSIGVAKVYFLSHRVPISAMLDFSSDAILVLNADQRIVQVNDNFLLFTGYDRDDIMGVRLPDSSLPVVSNAVVLRSITELLRGSADAKEIEWEDDQGKYFFMVKLIPTVFDDGSPGITIILEDITEVRKALKDKERLIDEIHLRVRNNLQTISSLLRIQAAGIEDPSIKDVMNEADRRILALSLVHKNLHQSSDQQHVIASGYIENLVEDLRKSMDVPAGIRVIVDAGDVLIPFEVAVPFGLLINELLTNVFKHAFSGKNEGVVRISLVKIGEDSFTLNFSDNGKGLPEGFDPYTTNSLGMSLIRNLIERQMSGNMNVKSGKGTHFDIKFRADGI
- a CDS encoding proline/glycine betaine ABC transporter permease yields the protein MAAENFFPKIPIGDAVAYLVDVIEDYLGWFFDAISYGINYFINGLQDILIFIPPVILIAIIAIAAWYVSKRSYKAGILTAAGLLLILNLELWEEAMQTLALVITSSLIALVIGIPVGIHTSRNDYSNRMIRPLLDFMQTMPSFVYLIPAVIFFGLGNVPGVIATIIFAIPPAIRLTNLGIRQVPKELNEVADSFGATPMQKLVKVQIPVAMPSIMAGINQCILLALSMTVIASMIGAAGLGLNVLEGIQRVDIGGGFEAGLAIVIIAIILDRITQNIIKN
- a CDS encoding response regulator, yielding MKNGVKVLIVEDDAIISMDIEQRVKKFGCEVLGVVDRAEKVYSRIKEKLPDIVLMDINIKGESDGVSVAEKLLEDYSIHVIYITAYSDMSMKERAMKTEPLGYLVKPIRESELVEMLEYAITKIDT
- a CDS encoding VOC family protein: MKEDTNTSKRPFSFHSTVLFVKDVEKSKKFYTEVMGEKISLDLGINIGFESGLALWDGNYGRNVIFKKNFDEDFSTKKSLELYYETEDMKETVAVLKLSGTKFVHDAIEQPWCQLTVRFLDPDGHMIEVGERMDVCVKRLEKGGKSSEEIAKMTTMPMEIIKEILKN
- a CDS encoding glycine betaine ABC transporter substrate-binding protein; amino-acid sequence: MEKKIKFLVAGIVVLFSIILVAGCTGNTPSGQTSGNATATAVQPEDSIKIGYVLWDSEIASTKVLKQIYEKAGYNVKLVAVDAGPLYQALAGGDVDLSISAWLPTTQANYWEKFGDDIDFVGHNLDGAKIGLVVPSYVNISSIDELNSVSDEFDKTITGIEPGAGIMSTTEKAIDEYGLDYTLLSSSSAGMTAQLTKAIKENESIVVTGWTPHWMFARFDLKYLDDPKGVFGGEEYIGSLARKGLFEDNPKVYSILKRFYWEPSDMNSVMFDIENGMSDKDAAAKWISDNPEKVKEIIGDDSL